From Mytilus edulis chromosome 9, xbMytEdul2.2, whole genome shotgun sequence, the proteins below share one genomic window:
- the LOC139489026 gene encoding protein N-terminal asparagine amidohydrolase-like, translated as MPLMIEGKPIGGVPKTVQEFLDKYDFKESSNKLKSGPLKKVAPIGLLYVGQREFAATSPEDEKILVMGSEDATTCHIVIIRHTGCGAVCIAHFDGYGSDKAVKDIMRVMNDLCKNKPFGRYELHIAGGFKDDDESSEKVSIKTLNAFNSTSEEIHLISACICDLNNEVKKGVNFPVIYGLAVNVKTGDVYRGTFLDHGPDMPLRSARHFTGTEEVINVYDHRKSQIRLDPITYSTMDEIELLCRMPDLFIRQHLSTSPDQEPPHFEASVRAALVQIRDYPDPKKSMFADGKPRCYNLESNGSWTKV; from the exons ATGCCGTTGATGATTGAAGGTAAACCCATTGGGGGTGTACCAAAGACAGTACAAGAATTCCTAGATAAATATGACTTTAAG GAATCGTCTAACAAGTTGAAATCAGGTCCACTTAAAAAGGTAGCACCTATAGGTTTGTTGTATGTGGGACAAAGAGAATTTGCAGCCACATCACCTGAAGATG agaaaatacTTGTAATGGGATCAGAAGATGCTACAACTTGCCACATAGTTATAATCCGACATACAG GTTGTGGAGCAGTATGCATAGCTCATTTTGATGGATATGGTTCGGACAAAGCTGTCAAAGATATCATGAGAGTTATGAATGActtgtgtaaaaataaaccatttggCAG GTATGAACTGCATATTGCTGGTGGATTTAAAGATGATGATGAGTCATCGGAAAAAGTTTCTATTAAGACATTAA aTGCATTTAACAGTACATCAGAGGAAATTCATTTAATTTCTGCATGTATTTGTG ATTTAAACAATGAGGTAAAGAAAGGTGTGAATTTCCCTGTGATATATGGATTAG CTGTAAATGTAAAGACAGGAGATGTATACAGAGGCACATTCCTAGATCATGGACCAGATATGCCATTAAGATCTGCTAGACACTTTACCGGGACTGAAGAA GTGATAAATGTTTATGATCACAGAAAGAGTCAGATCCGATTAGATCCTATTACATACAGTACTATGGATGAGATAGAATTACTGTGTAGAATGCCTGACTTATTTATAAGACAG CATTTATCTACATCACCTGACCAGGAGCCTCCACACTTTGAGGCCTCAGTAAGAGCTGCTCTAGTGCAAATTAGAGATTATCCAGATCCTAAAAAGTCCATGTTTGCTGATGGTAAACCCCGATGTTATAATCTGGAATCAAATGGTTCATGGACAAAAGTATGA